Proteins from a single region of Candidatus Parcubacteria bacterium:
- a CDS encoding aminoacyl--tRNA ligase-related protein (Derived by automated computational analysis using gene prediction method: Protein Homology. GO_function: GO:0000166 - nucleotide binding [Evidence IEA]; GO_function: GO:0004812 - aminoacyl-tRNA ligase activity [Evidence IEA]; GO_function: GO:0005524 - ATP binding [Evidence IEA]; GO_process: GO:0006418 - tRNA aminoacylation for protein translation [Evidence IEA]), whose product MKQANLFTKTIKELPKDEQSYNAQALIRAGFIDKVSAGIYSFLPLGLKVLNNIRRIIVEEMEAVGGQEISLTALAPKDLWAKTSRLETMDVLFRLAGSDQKEYVLNPTHEEEVSPLAKKFVTSYKDLPFSVFQIQTKFRNEKRAKSGLLRGREFLMKDLYSFHTDQEDLDNYYERVLQAYYKIYERLGLKEKTYLTFAAGGSFSKYSHEFQTFTEAGEDLIYCCDACRLAVNREIIAEQKTCPGCGNADLIERKAVEVGNIFKLGTAFSKPFNLTYRTADGEEKLVVMGCYGIGLSRVLGAVVEVCHDERGIIWPATIAPFKIHLLSLNQDEAAARIYQDLQAAGFEVLFDDRDKGAGEKFAEADLIGCPWRVVVSAKTLAAGGVEVKARSGSKEEIVNTADLIKYLK is encoded by the coding sequence ATGAAACAAGCCAATCTTTTTACGAAAACAATTAAAGAATTGCCGAAGGATGAGCAGAGCTATAATGCTCAGGCTTTAATTAGAGCCGGTTTTATTGATAAGGTGTCTGCCGGTATTTATTCTTTTCTGCCGCTTGGCTTAAAAGTTTTAAATAATATTCGCCGCATCATTGTTGAAGAGATGGAGGCTGTTGGCGGTCAGGAAATAAGTTTGACGGCGTTAGCGCCTAAAGATTTATGGGCGAAGACCAGCCGCTTAGAGACGATGGATGTTCTGTTTCGTCTGGCCGGTTCCGACCAAAAAGAATATGTTTTAAATCCGACTCACGAAGAAGAAGTTTCCCCGTTAGCGAAAAAATTTGTTACTTCTTATAAAGATTTGCCATTCTCGGTTTTTCAAATTCAAACTAAATTCCGCAATGAAAAGCGGGCTAAATCCGGTTTGCTTAGAGGGCGAGAATTTTTAATGAAAGATTTATATTCTTTCCATACCGATCAAGAGGATTTAGATAATTATTATGAGCGCGTTTTGCAGGCTTACTACAAGATTTATGAACGTCTCGGTTTAAAAGAAAAGACCTATTTAACTTTTGCCGCCGGCGGTTCTTTTTCCAAATATTCTCACGAATTCCAAACTTTTACCGAGGCCGGAGAAGATTTAATTTATTGCTGCGATGCTTGTCGCTTAGCCGTTAACCGAGAAATCATTGCTGAACAAAAAACTTGTCCAGGCTGCGGCAATGCCGATTTAATAGAGCGCAAAGCGGTTGAGGTCGGGAATATTTTTAAATTGGGAACAGCTTTCTCTAAACCTTTTAACTTAACTTACCGCACGGCTGACGGCGAAGAGAAGTTGGTGGTTATGGGTTGTTACGGAATTGGTTTAAGTCGCGTTTTGGGGGCGGTTGTTGAAGTTTGCCATGATGAGCGGGGAATAATTTGGCCCGCCACCATTGCTCCTTTTAAAATTCATTTATTGTCGCTTAACCAAGACGAAGCGGCCGCCCGGATTTATCAAGATTTACAAGCGGCCGGCTTTGAAGTTTTATTCGATGATCGCGATAAAGGGGCCGGTGAAAAATTTGCGGAAGCTGATTTAATTGGCTGTCCTTGGCGAGTGGTTGTTTCCGCTAAAACTTTAGCGGCGGGAGGCGTAGAAGTAAAAGCTCGGTCCGGGTCTAAAGAGGAAATCGTGAACACGGCTGATTTAATAAAGTATTTAAAATAA
- a CDS encoding carbohydrate kinase family protein (Derived by automated computational analysis using gene prediction method: Protein Homology.): MAYDFITIGGATKDLSLFTAEGVLIDNPSDPLRLQLIAFEQGAKIGVPQVWESFGGGAANTAVNLATLGFRVSAICDLGRDSVGQEIIRNLKKRGVNTNLVVSWPEEASGMSLILIAPNGERVIFAARGANRRLDFNAARRRALGRAKNIYLSSLSGAWKQDLREIFRYASGRIFWNPGARQLKAGVKFLKPFLKKTTVLIVNRDEALEIVLSDPRYVGQDLKTLNKAAFLLKTLRSYGPEVVLLTDGRAGSYCANANKTHHQGVVGRQKAVDATGVGDVFGSTWVAAWLLSEGDLKQASLLASRQAAGKITQHGAQNGLKTLKELNK, from the coding sequence ATGGCTTATGATTTTATTACCATTGGTGGGGCGACTAAAGATTTATCTTTGTTTACCGCCGAAGGAGTCTTGATTGATAATCCCTCTGATCCGCTCCGTCTGCAACTAATTGCCTTTGAACAGGGCGCTAAAATTGGCGTTCCCCAAGTCTGGGAATCTTTTGGGGGTGGAGCCGCTAACACCGCAGTCAATCTGGCTACCTTAGGCTTTAGGGTTTCTGCTATTTGTGATTTAGGTCGCGATTCGGTCGGTCAGGAAATTATTCGCAATTTGAAGAAAAGAGGCGTTAATACTAATTTAGTTGTCAGCTGGCCGGAAGAGGCTTCAGGAATGTCGCTTATTTTAATTGCCCCCAATGGCGAGCGGGTTATTTTTGCTGCTCGGGGGGCTAACCGCCGCTTGGATTTTAACGCGGCGCGCCGTCGGGCACTTGGCCGGGCCAAAAATATTTATTTAAGTTCTTTATCGGGAGCCTGGAAACAAGATTTGCGAGAAATTTTTCGTTATGCCTCGGGGAGAATTTTTTGGAACCCCGGTGCCCGGCAATTAAAAGCCGGCGTTAAATTTTTAAAACCCTTTTTAAAGAAAACGACCGTTTTAATTGTTAATCGCGATGAGGCCTTAGAAATTGTTTTAAGCGATCCGCGCTACGTGGGCCAAGATCTTAAGACTTTAAATAAAGCGGCTTTTTTATTAAAGACTCTGCGTTCTTACGGGCCGGAAGTGGTGCTGTTAACGGACGGACGGGCGGGCTCTTATTGTGCTAATGCTAATAAAACCCATCACCAGGGGGTGGTGGGGCGGCAAAAAGCCGTGGATGCGACTGGTGTCGGCGATGTCTTTGGTTCTACCTGGGTGGCGGCCTGGTTGCTTTCTGAGGGGGATCTAAAACAAGCTTCTTTACTGGCTAGCCGCCAAGCGGCCGGAAAAATCACTCAGCATGGAGCTCAAAACGGACTCAAAACTTTAAAAGAATTAAATAAATAA
- the rfbB gene encoding dTDP-glucose 4,6-dehydratase (Derived by automated computational analysis using gene prediction method: Protein Homology. GO_function: GO:0008460 - dTDP-glucose 4,6-dehydratase activity [Evidence IEA]; GO_process: GO:0009243 - O antigen biosynthetic process [Evidence IEA]; GO_process: GO:0019305 - dTDP-rhamnose biosynthetic process [Evidence IEA]): MKILVTGGAGFIGSNFIHYWLREHPDDEIVNLDALTYAANLESLAEVENNPHYQFVEGDITDAALVDGLVATCDLIVHFAAESHVDRSIADSAAFIKTNVEGTRVLLEAARHHGLKRFHHVSTDEVFGALDFDSPKFSEKTPYDPRSPYSASKAASDHLVRSYYHTYGLPITISNCSNNYGPYQHPEKLIPHFVTNLLNGESVTVYGDGKNIRDWIYVDDHNRGLDLIINKGRIGETYCLGGNSECDNLSLTKDILRLMGQGEDKIEYVTDRLGHDLRYAIDFSKAATELGFAPQVSLAAGLAQTIKWYQDHPSWWRRLRS; encoded by the coding sequence ATGAAAATTTTAGTGACCGGCGGGGCCGGATTTATCGGCTCTAATTTTATTCACTATTGGCTTCGTGAACATCCAGACGACGAGATCGTTAATTTGGATGCGTTAACTTACGCCGCTAATTTAGAGAGCTTGGCTGAGGTGGAAAATAACCCTCATTACCAGTTTGTGGAGGGTGATATTACTGATGCGGCACTGGTGGACGGCTTGGTGGCCACTTGCGATTTGATTGTTCATTTTGCCGCCGAGAGCCATGTTGATCGCTCTATCGCTGACAGCGCGGCTTTTATTAAAACTAATGTTGAGGGTACCCGTGTTCTTTTAGAGGCCGCGAGACACCACGGCTTAAAACGCTTTCACCATGTTTCTACTGATGAAGTTTTTGGTGCGCTAGACTTTGACTCACCGAAGTTTTCTGAAAAAACCCCTTACGATCCGCGTTCTCCTTATAGCGCCTCAAAAGCTGCTTCTGATCATTTGGTCCGTAGCTATTATCATACTTATGGCCTGCCGATTACCATTTCTAATTGTTCTAATAATTACGGCCCCTACCAACATCCGGAAAAATTAATTCCGCACTTTGTGACCAATCTTTTAAACGGGGAATCGGTAACTGTTTATGGTGATGGTAAAAATATTCGGGATTGGATTTATGTAGACGACCATAATCGCGGCTTGGACTTAATTATTAATAAAGGACGAATTGGTGAAACTTATTGTTTAGGTGGCAACAGTGAATGTGATAACCTTTCCTTAACTAAAGATATTTTACGGTTAATGGGGCAGGGAGAAGACAAGATTGAGTATGTGACTGATCGCCTGGGTCACGATCTTCGTTATGCCATCGATTTTTCTAAAGCGGCGACCGAACTAGGTTTTGCACCGCAAGTTTCTTTGGCGGCAGGTTTAGCGCAAACGATTAAATGGTATCAAGACCATCCTTCTTGGTGGCGCCGTTTACGTTCTTAA
- a CDS encoding peptidase U32 family protein (Derived by automated computational analysis using gene prediction method: Protein Homology.): MSKKLELLAPAGNLLKLETGLAFGAQAVYLGVPDFSLRARANNFDLSSLAEGINYAHDKGALAYVTLNIFAHEEHLDRLPEFLKKLRNLKPDALIVADPGIISMVKKDWPEAVIHLSTQANCTNSAAAQFWQAAGVKRIILAREVTLKEIKAISQAAPDLELEYFVHGAMCMAYSGRCFLSRELTGRSANLGDCVQPCRWQYQLKPVGHEKEFEVIQEPEGSYFLNSQDLCLIESLPDLMAAGVTSFKIEGRAKSVYYEAVVTGIYAQALEYCQSGLPAAELKEKLKELKQELINKLTHRGYTDGFLLGEKAGQNLECTRLDCDWEFCGQAVAAAPEYFIPETKPGEKVAYFKVHNTWLAEDRIEIVRSLYDVLKPKITVFYDALTGEPLTEAHGGGGGRQIAVVLNEAVPVLSVVRRFLKPAVKD, encoded by the coding sequence ATGTCTAAAAAATTAGAATTATTGGCTCCAGCTGGAAACTTATTAAAACTTGAAACTGGTCTCGCCTTCGGCGCTCAGGCGGTTTATTTGGGGGTGCCGGACTTTTCCTTACGGGCCCGCGCTAATAATTTTGATTTAAGCAGTTTGGCGGAGGGAATAAATTACGCCCATGATAAAGGGGCGCTAGCTTATGTGACTTTAAATATCTTCGCCCACGAAGAGCATTTGGATCGATTGCCGGAGTTTTTAAAAAAACTTCGTAATCTTAAACCTGATGCTTTGATTGTCGCCGACCCGGGGATTATTTCGATGGTAAAAAAGGATTGGCCAGAAGCGGTGATTCATTTATCAACCCAAGCTAACTGCACCAACAGTGCCGCGGCCCAATTTTGGCAGGCGGCGGGGGTGAAGAGAATTATTTTGGCACGCGAAGTTACTTTAAAAGAAATTAAAGCCATCTCTCAAGCCGCTCCGGATTTGGAGTTGGAATATTTTGTTCACGGGGCGATGTGTATGGCTTACTCCGGACGCTGTTTTTTGTCGCGAGAACTAACCGGTCGTTCCGCTAATTTAGGTGATTGTGTTCAACCTTGCCGCTGGCAATATCAATTAAAACCAGTCGGTCATGAAAAAGAATTTGAAGTTATTCAAGAACCGGAGGGGTCTTATTTTCTAAACTCTCAAGATCTTTGCTTAATTGAATCTTTGCCGGACTTGATGGCAGCGGGAGTAACTTCTTTTAAAATTGAAGGCCGCGCCAAAAGTGTTTACTACGAAGCGGTCGTTACCGGCATCTATGCCCAAGCTTTAGAGTACTGCCAATCCGGTTTACCGGCGGCCGAACTTAAAGAAAAGTTAAAGGAATTAAAGCAAGAGTTAATTAATAAATTAACCCACCGCGGTTACACGGACGGATTTTTATTAGGCGAGAAAGCCGGACAAAACTTAGAGTGCACGCGTTTGGATTGCGATTGGGAGTTTTGTGGACAGGCCGTGGCGGCCGCACCGGAATATTTTATTCCCGAGACTAAGCCGGGAGAAAAAGTTGCTTACTTTAAAGTTCATAATACCTGGCTAGCTGAAGATCGGATTGAAATTGTCCGCTCTCTTTACGATGTTCTGAAACCAAAAATTACCGTTTTCTATGATGCTCTGACCGGCGAACCCTTAACAGAAGCCCATGGCGGTGGTGGCGGTCGGCAAATCGCCGTTGTCTTAAATGAGGCCGTCCCGGTGCTTTCCGTGGTGCGTCGTTTTTTAAAGCCGGCGGTTAAAGATTAA
- a CDS encoding response regulator (Derived by automated computational analysis using gene prediction method: Protein Homology. GO_process: GO:0000160 - phosphorelay signal transduction system [Evidence IEA]) translates to MGKKLFIIEDDANILYSLEANFSADGLSVETHEGEEELEEIIDDLRDFRPDYLILDVILPNIDGFEIIKRVKNDPELADLPIFIFSDISDEDSRARSLEIGADYFFPKEEFDTYEFAEKVKKIMANSERLGEDTDSNWNDGEEVMAID, encoded by the coding sequence ATGGGGAAAAAACTTTTTATCATTGAAGATGATGCCAACATTCTTTACAGCCTTGAGGCTAATTTTAGTGCCGATGGTTTAAGTGTGGAAACTCACGAGGGGGAAGAGGAGTTAGAAGAAATCATTGATGACCTTCGCGATTTTCGCCCTGATTATCTAATTTTAGATGTGATTCTGCCTAATATAGATGGCTTTGAAATTATCAAGCGCGTAAAAAACGATCCGGAGCTAGCAGACTTACCGATCTTTATTTTTTCCGATATTTCTGATGAGGATAGTCGTGCCCGGAGCTTAGAGATCGGCGCTGATTACTTTTTCCCCAAAGAGGAGTTTGATACTTATGAATTTGCCGAAAAAGTGAAGAAAATTATGGCCAACTCCGAACGCTTAGGGGAAGATACGGACAGTAATTGGAATGACGGCGAGGAAGTAATGGCAATTGACTAA
- the ruvA gene encoding Holliday junction branch migration protein RuvA (Derived by automated computational analysis using gene prediction method: Protein Homology. GO_component: GO:0009379 - Holliday junction helicase complex [Evidence IEA]; GO_function: GO:0009378 - four-way junction helicase activity [Evidence IEA]; GO_process: GO:0006310 - DNA recombination [Evidence IEA]), with product MIAYLEGRVIAKTDSYFILETGGVGYQVFAGERFLATIKNGQNQVAYIHHQVREELNDLYGFADLADLELFGLLISVSGVGPKSALAVLSLASADDVKTAIIHGDASLLTKVSGIGKKTADRLILELKNKILKLAPSSHISPDFTGLSDELDALVSLGYSVNDARLALKQVGPEHGSTSARLKAALRYLAH from the coding sequence ATGATTGCTTATTTAGAGGGGCGAGTAATCGCGAAAACCGACAGCTATTTTATTTTAGAAACTGGTGGCGTCGGCTATCAAGTTTTTGCCGGCGAAAGATTTTTAGCCACTATCAAAAATGGACAAAATCAAGTCGCTTATATTCACCATCAGGTTCGCGAAGAGCTGAATGATCTTTACGGGTTTGCCGATTTGGCCGATTTAGAATTATTTGGACTTCTTATTTCTGTTTCCGGTGTTGGTCCCAAGTCCGCTTTAGCGGTACTATCTTTAGCCTCCGCCGACGATGTCAAAACCGCGATTATTCACGGTGATGCTTCACTTTTGACTAAGGTTTCTGGAATTGGTAAAAAAACCGCTGATCGCCTAATTTTAGAATTAAAGAATAAGATTTTAAAACTGGCTCCGAGTAGCCACATTAGCCCTGATTTTACTGGTCTCAGCGACGAGCTGGACGCTTTGGTGAGCTTAGGTTATTCTGTAAATGATGCTCGTTTAGCCTTAAAACAAGTGGGCCCCGAGCACGGCAGTACTTCGGCCCGCCTAAAAGCCGCCCTACGTTATTTAGCCCATTAA
- a CDS encoding rod shape-determining protein (Derived by automated computational analysis using gene prediction method: Protein Homology.) has protein sequence MLFGKLRGKMSHDLGIDLGTKNTLVFLNEKGVVVNEPSVVAINKRTNEILEVGEAASLMVGKTPSHIEAVKPLVDGVISDFEITEKMLKYFISRVHQQNFALVPRPRVVVGIPLDLTEVERKAVEDATKSAGARKVYLIEEAMAAAIGAGLPVVDATATMVVDIGGGSTEIAVISLGGVVTWKSLRLAGNEFDQNIIEYIREEFNILIGEQVAENIKITIGSAIPLDEPQEIEVRGRDLITGLPRAIIISDVQVRESLSRTLNKIIESIKTILETTPPELVADIYERGIFLSGGGALLRGVDKAISLASKIPVKIANDPLTCVARGTGMLLKDRELLEKVVLPSTDSK, from the coding sequence ATGTTGTTTGGAAAATTGCGCGGCAAAATGAGCCATGATTTAGGCATTGATTTGGGAACAAAAAACACCCTCGTTTTTCTTAATGAAAAGGGAGTGGTTGTAAACGAGCCCTCAGTTGTGGCGATTAATAAGCGTACTAATGAAATTTTAGAAGTTGGCGAAGCCGCTAGTTTAATGGTGGGCAAAACGCCGAGTCATATTGAGGCGGTTAAACCTTTAGTTGATGGGGTGATTTCTGATTTTGAAATAACTGAAAAAATGCTTAAGTATTTTATCTCTCGAGTTCATCAACAGAACTTTGCTTTGGTGCCGCGACCGCGCGTGGTGGTGGGTATTCCCTTGGATTTGACTGAGGTGGAGCGAAAAGCGGTTGAAGATGCAACGAAATCGGCGGGGGCGCGCAAAGTTTATTTAATTGAGGAGGCGATGGCGGCGGCGATTGGTGCCGGTTTACCGGTGGTGGATGCGACGGCGACAATGGTGGTTGATATCGGTGGCGGTTCGACGGAAATTGCCGTTATCTCTTTAGGCGGTGTGGTGACTTGGAAATCTTTACGTCTGGCGGGCAATGAATTTGATCAAAATATTATTGAGTATATTCGCGAGGAGTTTAATATTTTAATTGGCGAGCAGGTGGCGGAGAATATTAAAATAACGATTGGCTCGGCAATCCCCTTAGACGAACCTCAAGAAATTGAAGTTCGCGGTCGAGATTTAATCACTGGTTTGCCCCGAGCGATTATTATTAGTGATGTTCAGGTTCGTGAATCCCTAAGCCGCACGCTGAATAAAATTATTGAGAGTATAAAAACTATTTTAGAAACAACGCCACCGGAGCTCGTGGCAGATATTTATGAGCGGGGAATTTTCCTTTCCGGGGGCGGTGCTTTGTTGCGCGGCGTGGATAAAGCCATCTCCTTAGCCTCTAAGATCCCCGTTAAAATTGCTAATGACCCTTTGACTTGTGTGGCGCGCGGAACGGGAATGCTCTTAAAAGACAGGGAGCTTTTGGAAAAGGTCGTTTTGCCGAGCACCGACAGTAAATAA
- a CDS encoding hypothetical protein (Derived by automated computational analysis using gene prediction method: GeneMarkS-2+.): MTLKKTWFKWFFWALLFSLIAIFQASFISPLPLAVSALSLPLVILIFCLLFMPPGVFLPLAMLMGFWLDILNFEFFGLHLISLPLTVFFLYLLLTNVVTNRSLYSFLLLALSGSIFYNFFLYTFLLLAPGGLTPGFFLGNASFWRYLGTQIIWSVGLMLLLFNLVSGLSKKFQPVFLEKK; encoded by the coding sequence ATGACTTTAAAAAAAACTTGGTTTAAATGGTTTTTTTGGGCCTTACTTTTTTCCCTAATCGCTATTTTTCAAGCTTCCTTTATTTCTCCCTTGCCGCTCGCCGTCTCGGCGCTAAGCCTGCCACTGGTAATTTTAATTTTTTGTTTACTCTTTATGCCGCCGGGCGTTTTTTTGCCTTTAGCGATGCTTATGGGTTTTTGGTTGGATATTTTAAATTTTGAATTTTTTGGTCTCCACTTAATTAGCTTGCCCCTCACCGTTTTTTTCTTATATTTATTGCTTACCAATGTCGTAACGAACCGCTCACTTTATTCTTTTTTACTCTTGGCACTCAGTGGTTCGATTTTTTACAATTTTTTTCTCTATACTTTTCTGTTGTTGGCTCCGGGCGGTTTAACCCCCGGCTTCTTTTTGGGAAACGCTTCTTTCTGGCGCTATCTTGGAACACAAATTATTTGGAGTGTCGGTTTGATGCTTTTACTTTTTAACTTAGTTAGCGGCTTATCAAAAAAATTCCAGCCGGTTTTTTTAGAAAAAAAGTAA
- the mreC gene encoding rod shape-determining protein MreC (Derived by automated computational analysis using gene prediction method: Protein Homology. GO_process: GO:0008360 - regulation of cell shape [Evidence IEA]): MARSKNKVRIWRWAGIIILLITFHFLGWLAPLEQAAVWAAKPVANFFYNSSANLRHFYERREEFNNFSDRVDILQEQVVRLTAANADLKELEQENIKLRAQLDFAASTDEPSLLANVISQNLVFDIKQDDQDIVIDRGANDGISVGAGVIDENGVIIGKVVEVRPTLARVCLTTSRNCQLPATIQNDTRTIGLTEGDKGLTIKMTYIPQSETIVPGDTVITSGLGGEIPRGLLIGEVSQVNKLNNDIWQNVNIEPLFNRNSLTIVNVLLVV, from the coding sequence ATGGCGCGGTCAAAAAATAAAGTTCGAATTTGGCGGTGGGCGGGGATCATTATTCTTTTGATTACCTTCCATTTTCTTGGCTGGTTGGCTCCTTTAGAACAAGCCGCCGTTTGGGCCGCTAAACCGGTGGCTAATTTTTTTTATAACTCCAGTGCCAACCTTCGTCATTTTTATGAGCGTCGCGAGGAGTTTAATAATTTTTCTGATCGGGTTGATATTTTACAAGAACAGGTTGTTAGGCTCACCGCCGCCAACGCCGATTTAAAAGAACTAGAGCAAGAAAATATTAAGCTGCGCGCTCAATTAGATTTCGCGGCGAGCACGGATGAGCCCAGTTTGTTGGCCAATGTTATTTCGCAAAATTTAGTTTTTGACATCAAGCAAGATGATCAAGATATTGTTATTGATCGAGGCGCCAATGATGGGATTAGCGTCGGCGCGGGGGTTATTGATGAAAACGGCGTTATTATCGGCAAAGTCGTCGAAGTGCGTCCGACCTTAGCGCGCGTTTGTTTAACGACCAGTCGTAATTGTCAGTTGCCGGCTACAATTCAAAATGATACGCGCACGATTGGCTTAACGGAAGGTGATAAGGGGTTGACGATTAAAATGACTTACATTCCTCAGTCAGAAACGATTGTTCCTGGTGATACGGTAATTACTTCCGGCTTAGGCGGCGAGATCCCGCGCGGCCTACTTATTGGCGAGGTCAGTCAAGTCAATAAGTTGAATAATGATATTTGGCAGAATGTTAATATTGAACCTTTATTCAATCGTAATTCTTTGACGATTGTTAATGTTCTCTTAGTGGTATGA
- a CDS encoding dTDP-4-dehydrorhamnose 3,5-epimerase family protein (Derived by automated computational analysis using gene prediction method: Protein Homology. GO_function: GO:0008830 - dTDP-4-dehydrorhamnose 3,5-epimerase activity [Evidence IEA]) — protein sequence MIEGVIIKELTKNEDDRGYLVEVYRHDELDYQVAMSYLSWTKPGVARGPHEHTYQSDYFIFPGPGTFRLYLWDRRPLSPTVGEKITLDVGADNPTVVIVPPGVVHGYQAISAEPALSINFPDKLYRGILKKDEVDEIRWEKDPDSPYQIP from the coding sequence ATGATTGAAGGCGTGATTATTAAAGAATTAACAAAGAATGAGGATGACCGCGGTTATTTAGTGGAGGTTTATCGTCACGATGAGCTTGATTATCAAGTGGCGATGTCTTATTTAAGTTGGACGAAGCCGGGTGTGGCTCGAGGGCCACATGAACACACCTACCAAAGTGATTATTTTATTTTTCCTGGACCGGGAACCTTTCGGCTTTATCTTTGGGATCGTCGCCCCCTGTCGCCGACCGTCGGCGAAAAAATTACTCTAGACGTTGGTGCCGATAACCCCACGGTAGTGATTGTGCCACCCGGAGTCGTTCATGGTTATCAAGCGATTTCTGCGGAACCGGCCCTTTCTATTAATTTTCCGGATAAGCTTTATCGCGGGATTTTAAAGAAGGATGAGGTTGATGAAATTCGTTGGGAAAAAGATCCTGATAGCCCTTATCAAATTCCTTAA
- a CDS encoding HIT family protein (Derived by automated computational analysis using gene prediction method: Protein Homology. GO_function: GO:1904047 - S-adenosyl-L-methionine binding [Evidence IEA]), with protein sequence MCVFCRIVSGELPATKILETEEALVFLDNAPVNPGHLLVIPKKHVATLEEIDETALAALIIKVKEGGALLKDKLGYQGYNVVLNNDPVAGQEIPHLHWHLIPRVPGDTPLRFPEQKYAPGEMTAVALKLTS encoded by the coding sequence ATGTGTGTTTTTTGTCGCATCGTTTCCGGTGAGTTGCCGGCCACTAAAATTTTAGAGACCGAGGAGGCGTTAGTTTTTTTAGATAACGCTCCGGTTAATCCTGGCCATCTTTTAGTTATCCCTAAAAAACATGTGGCTACTTTAGAAGAGATTGACGAGACCGCTTTAGCTGCCTTAATAATTAAGGTTAAAGAAGGTGGCGCTTTGTTAAAGGATAAGCTTGGCTACCAGGGCTATAACGTTGTTTTAAATAACGACCCGGTCGCCGGTCAAGAAATTCCGCATCTTCACTGGCATCTTATCCCGCGCGTTCCCGGCGATACACCGTTGCGCTTTCCGGAACAAAAATATGCCCCTGGCGAAATGACCGCAGTCGCCCTTAAATTAACTTCTTAA